From Synergistaceae bacterium, the proteins below share one genomic window:
- a CDS encoding bacteriocin family protein, translating into MGILRRSTSMVSPEAWEELDKQARLVFQAALSARKFVDFVGPKGWNYTAHSLGRLYVDPQQSGAIRYGINMLLPLVEVRQSFLLDIWELDDIVRGCRNPNLTPLEDAAHAVAEFEEKIIYEGFEPAGIAGLSGASADNTVNLKYDLDSLDFEPFFLRGLTAALGKLRDSAVQGPYTLVACPSLWNEIYTRGDYAPFSDKVKNVTGGDIVRSNRESASYLISGRGGDFELVVGQDLSLGYDGREGTNVKFFFAESFTFNVVNSEAVIPLVFQPNETEEKEA; encoded by the coding sequence ATGGGCATTCTGAGACGTTCGACGTCGATGGTTTCGCCTGAAGCATGGGAGGAACTCGACAAACAAGCACGGCTGGTTTTTCAGGCGGCCCTTTCCGCCAGAAAATTCGTAGATTTCGTGGGGCCCAAAGGCTGGAACTACACGGCACATTCTCTGGGAAGGCTGTATGTGGATCCTCAGCAATCCGGTGCCATACGCTACGGTATTAATATGTTGTTGCCTTTGGTGGAAGTACGACAGTCGTTTTTACTGGACATATGGGAACTCGACGATATTGTCCGGGGTTGCCGGAACCCGAACCTAACTCCGCTGGAGGACGCGGCTCACGCCGTGGCGGAATTCGAGGAGAAAATCATTTACGAGGGCTTCGAGCCGGCCGGTATCGCGGGGCTAAGCGGAGCATCGGCTGACAACACCGTAAACCTGAAATACGATTTGGACTCGTTGGATTTCGAACCGTTTTTTTTGAGAGGTTTAACGGCCGCCTTAGGCAAGCTGCGAGATTCCGCCGTGCAAGGACCCTATACGCTGGTGGCTTGCCCATCCTTATGGAATGAAATCTACACGAGAGGCGACTACGCTCCTTTCTCCGATAAGGTGAAAAACGTAACCGGCGGAGATATTGTCCGCTCCAATCGCGAAAGCGCGTCTTATCTAATTTCCGGGCGGGGCGGGGATTTCGAGCTTGTCGTGGGGCAGGACCTATCGCTGGGTTACGACGGGCGAGAGGGAACCAATGTCAAGTTCTTTTTTGCCGAGTCCT